In Aquimarina sp. TRL1, a single window of DNA contains:
- a CDS encoding pentapeptide repeat-containing protein: MEQQEYITRLENENKELKKRLGKINKQKQKSNKIKKGLIGLLSVPLFGVPLKKSISNAIHEYKERKSVSVDTVSDVTSNVIWRVTRIGLFAILMAVIPSLVLLYQTKLLYNQNAMIKSQNSLIEADRRSSLVTVMGDVLSDVNQELKNKASGERSISRTLEARIVSLSMAMKPYQFKENDQLIEKPISPEKGQLLFALLRSQIGKQSSRDIFLTGDFNYTSLKNANLGRGALLQFARLNHSDFSGSEIVEGNLKRVELKEANLTGTFLSESDLSQANLYKADMKKAELIGVNFTNANLFGVDLTGANLSEATLWGTKLKKANLTAVKLDNAIVHREDWIAYVSDSLDLDGGSDIRKNYRLKKQGKKQFLIVAK, from the coding sequence GTGGAACAGCAGGAATATATAACTCGGTTAGAGAATGAAAATAAGGAGCTTAAAAAGCGGTTGGGTAAAATCAATAAGCAAAAGCAAAAGTCAAATAAAATAAAAAAAGGACTTATTGGTTTGTTGAGCGTACCTCTTTTTGGAGTTCCTTTAAAAAAGAGTATTAGTAATGCTATTCATGAATATAAAGAACGGAAATCTGTATCAGTAGATACTGTATCAGATGTAACCTCTAATGTTATTTGGCGTGTCACAAGAATTGGTTTGTTTGCTATTTTAATGGCGGTAATCCCTTCTCTGGTTTTATTGTATCAGACAAAATTATTGTATAATCAAAATGCAATGATTAAAAGTCAAAACAGTTTGATAGAAGCAGATAGACGTTCTTCTTTGGTAACTGTTATGGGAGATGTTCTTAGCGATGTAAACCAGGAACTAAAAAATAAAGCTAGTGGAGAACGAAGTATTAGCAGGACATTAGAAGCTAGAATTGTGAGTCTCTCTATGGCGATGAAACCATATCAATTCAAAGAGAATGATCAGTTAATAGAAAAGCCGATTAGCCCAGAAAAGGGACAGCTGTTGTTTGCCTTATTGAGAAGTCAAATAGGGAAGCAGTCTTCGAGAGATATTTTTCTTACTGGAGATTTTAACTACACAAGTCTTAAAAATGCCAACTTGGGAAGAGGAGCGTTACTACAGTTTGCAAGGCTAAATCATTCTGATTTTAGTGGTTCGGAGATCGTGGAAGGAAACCTCAAAAGAGTAGAGCTTAAAGAGGCGAATCTTACAGGGACTTTTTTGTCAGAATCAGACCTGAGTCAAGCAAATTTGTACAAAGCGGATATGAAAAAAGCCGAATTGATAGGGGTTAATTTTACAAATGCAAATCTGTTTGGAGTAGATTTAACCGGGGCTAATTTGTCTGAAGCGACACTCTGGGGAACAAAATTAAAGAAAGCAAATTTGACAGCTGTGAAATTGGATAATGCTATTGTACATAGAGAAGACTGGATTGCATATGTGTCTGATTCGCTGGATCTGGATGGGGGAAGTGATATTAGGAAGAACTATAGATTAAAGAAGCAAGGTAAAAAACAATTTCTCATAGTTGCGAAATAA
- a CDS encoding nitroreductase, protein MIEKEINKLMKNRRSIFPAQYNDTAITNEFINTLLENANWAPTHKMTEPWRFKVIQGEAKERLGAFLADTYADITDDENFSPFKHKKIKNNCKAAHTIIAICMQRDLKERVPEWEEIASTAMAVQNMWLTCTANDIGCYWSSPKLITYMHEFFELGEGEKCLGFFYLGGYDKEDVELVSKRNTIADKVEWMS, encoded by the coding sequence ATGATAGAAAAAGAAATTAATAAGCTGATGAAAAATCGAAGATCGATTTTTCCTGCTCAATATAATGATACAGCAATTACCAATGAATTTATAAATACTTTATTAGAGAATGCGAATTGGGCACCGACGCATAAAATGACTGAACCATGGAGGTTTAAGGTGATTCAGGGAGAAGCCAAAGAGCGATTAGGAGCTTTTCTGGCGGATACTTATGCAGATATTACTGATGATGAGAACTTTTCTCCGTTTAAGCATAAAAAAATAAAAAACAACTGCAAAGCTGCTCATACGATTATAGCGATTTGCATGCAGCGGGACTTAAAAGAGCGTGTTCCAGAGTGGGAAGAAATTGCTTCTACAGCAATGGCAGTTCAGAATATGTGGTTAACATGCACGGCGAATGATATTGGGTGTTATTGGAGTAGTCCTAAGCTAATAACGTATATGCATGAATTTTTTGAATTAGGTGAAGGAGAAAAATGTTTAGGCTTCTTTTATTTAGGAGGCTACGATAAGGAAGATGTGGAGCTGGTTTCAAAAAGAAATACGATCGCAGATAAAGTAGAATGGATGTCGTAA